In the Treponema sp. J25 genome, one interval contains:
- a CDS encoding 1-acyl-sn-glycerol-3-phosphate acyltransferase, with protein sequence MKPISHVYRNRIMEMVGKAHLQLVVTEHNVYQIANKELLPYIDGILDELVLPESGIDGFEHLEELLQKAKEGASCLLLVEHYSNFDLPVISYLLRKNSERGAEIADAIVAIAGLKLNESNPIVTAFTEAYTRIVIYPSRSLAGLDPEKDREEIARSNAINRAAMKTLNKVKKEGKLILVFPAGTRYRPWDPESKRGVREIDSYIKSFDYFCPIAINGNVLRIQPGDMAEDLVCQDVVKITAGPVIRCHDFREQAQHKAELVHGADKKQATVDAIMDMLEQMHQEAEKTRPRREDQI encoded by the coding sequence ATGAAACCAATCAGTCATGTCTATCGGAATCGAATCATGGAAATGGTGGGAAAAGCCCATCTTCAATTAGTGGTTACGGAACACAATGTGTATCAAATTGCAAATAAAGAGCTATTACCCTATATAGATGGAATCTTGGATGAACTGGTACTTCCCGAATCAGGAATAGATGGGTTTGAACACCTAGAAGAACTGCTCCAAAAGGCCAAGGAAGGAGCGTCCTGTCTTCTTTTGGTAGAACATTACAGTAATTTTGATTTACCCGTCATAAGCTATCTCTTAAGGAAAAACAGCGAAAGGGGCGCAGAAATTGCCGACGCCATTGTGGCAATTGCGGGGCTCAAACTAAACGAATCCAACCCTATCGTTACTGCCTTTACCGAAGCCTACACGCGAATCGTGATTTATCCGAGTCGCTCTTTAGCAGGGCTTGACCCCGAAAAGGACCGGGAAGAAATTGCCCGAAGCAATGCCATTAACCGGGCAGCGATGAAAACATTAAACAAAGTAAAAAAGGAAGGAAAATTGATTCTCGTTTTTCCCGCAGGAACCCGCTATCGCCCCTGGGATCCAGAAAGCAAGCGGGGGGTCCGGGAAATTGACTCCTACATCAAATCCTTCGATTATTTTTGCCCCATCGCCATTAACGGGAATGTACTCCGTATTCAACCGGGGGACATGGCCGAAGACCTGGTGTGCCAGGATGTGGTGAAAATTACCGCGGGACCGGTCATCCGATGCCACGATTTTCGAGAACAGGCCCAGCACAAAGCAGAACTAGTGCACGGGGCCGACAAAAAGCAGGCCACCGTGGATGCGATCATGGACATGCTTGAACAGATGCACCAGGAAGCAGAAAAGACCCGCCCCCGCCGGGAAGACCAAATATAA
- a CDS encoding peptide ABC transporter substrate-binding protein — MKRSIFFGALGVLALALVVTACGPTADKAEFIVNNAAEPQTLDPSLIQGVPEHRIYMALFEGLTIYDPKTSKAIPGIAESWTISEDGTVVTFKLRKSQWSDGTPLTAKHFVDGWIRTLKPETAAEYAYMMYIIKGAEEFNQGKTTDPATVGVKALDDYTLQVTLVGPAAYFVDMTPHYVFSPLPMHVIEKYGDQWVKPGNFVGNGPFVLKEWKPQDYIFVVKNPKYWDMPRM; from the coding sequence ATGAAAAGATCGATTTTCTTTGGTGCCCTCGGTGTATTGGCATTGGCCCTTGTGGTAACCGCCTGTGGTCCAACTGCCGATAAGGCTGAATTTATCGTGAATAATGCGGCGGAGCCACAAACGCTTGATCCCTCTCTTATTCAGGGGGTTCCCGAGCATCGGATATACATGGCTCTCTTTGAAGGGCTTACTATTTATGATCCTAAAACATCAAAGGCTATTCCCGGTATTGCCGAATCCTGGACGATAAGCGAGGACGGAACGGTTGTAACCTTTAAGCTTCGTAAGAGTCAGTGGTCCGATGGAACTCCCCTTACGGCAAAGCATTTTGTCGATGGATGGATTCGGACGCTTAAGCCTGAAACGGCGGCAGAATATGCTTATATGATGTATATCATAAAGGGAGCGGAAGAATTTAACCAGGGTAAAACCACTGATCCTGCTACGGTGGGGGTAAAGGCCCTGGATGATTATACCCTGCAGGTAACCCTTGTGGGCCCTGCCGCGTATTTTGTAGATATGACGCCCCATTATGTGTTTTCTCCCCTGCCCATGCATGTGATTGAAAAGTATGGTGATCAGTGGGTAAAACCGGGAAACTTTGTGGGTAATGGTCCCTTTGTGCTTAAGGAATGGAAGCCCCAGGATTACATCTTTGTGGTAAAAAATCCTAAATATTGGGATATGCCAAGAATGTGA
- a CDS encoding DNA repair helicase XPB, protein MAVDGANPLIVQSDGTLLLDVHAERAEEARAAILPFAELEKSPEHIHTYRITPLSLWNGASAGLSAEDVVTTLQRYSRYPLPPQSLFFYQDLMARYGKLRLQKPEDASFPPDTLLLTCADRAIWTELAASRSLAKYLSPLPERQAFSLSMLHRGVVKQECIRLLWPVCDEAPLTEGAPLEIALRNTSREGKPFAPREYQLEAARAVLGTGAPGSGYGVVVLPCGAGKTIVGMVVMAQLKTNTLILTTNVAAVHQWIDELLDKTSLTEQDIAEYTGDAKQVAPVTVATYQILTWRPRKEEDFPHFRIFRQRPWGLIIYDEVHLLPAPVFRVTAELQAVRRLGLTATLVREDGNEDSVFSLVGPKRYDVPWKDLEQRGWIAEARCIEIRIDLPEDLRIPYAIAQGRAKYRLASENPLKIPAVMQLVDNHPEDYILIIGQYISQLEALARALKVPLITGQTPNKEREVLYEAFKRGERRILVVSKVANFAIDLPDASVAIQVSGSFGSRQEEAQRLGRILRPKQRNAYFYSLVSRYTVEEEYAAHRQQFLTEQGYRYSIQYWSEEELTYLGTPGFQPIPGQGQTEQKRRTKGAELKTGTESPVSASSHGVSHG, encoded by the coding sequence ATGGCAGTGGACGGCGCAAATCCTCTTATTGTTCAAAGTGATGGGACCCTGCTCCTGGATGTGCATGCCGAAAGGGCTGAGGAAGCCCGGGCGGCGATCCTTCCCTTTGCGGAGCTTGAAAAATCCCCTGAGCATATTCATACCTATCGCATCACCCCCCTTTCTTTATGGAATGGGGCAAGCGCCGGCCTTTCTGCGGAAGATGTGGTCACTACCCTGCAGCGCTATTCCCGCTATCCCCTTCCGCCCCAGAGTCTTTTCTTTTATCAGGACCTGATGGCCCGGTATGGGAAACTCCGTCTGCAAAAACCTGAGGATGCTTCATTCCCGCCCGATACGCTTCTCCTGACCTGTGCAGATAGGGCCATCTGGACGGAGCTTGCCGCCTCTCGAAGCCTGGCAAAATACCTTTCTCCCTTGCCGGAACGGCAGGCCTTCTCGTTATCGATGCTCCATCGGGGGGTGGTAAAACAGGAATGCATCCGCCTTCTCTGGCCCGTCTGTGATGAGGCTCCTCTTACCGAGGGGGCCCCGCTGGAGATTGCTTTACGGAATACAAGCCGGGAAGGAAAGCCCTTTGCGCCCCGGGAATACCAGCTTGAAGCCGCCCGGGCCGTTTTAGGGACGGGGGCCCCCGGCAGCGGCTATGGGGTGGTGGTGCTTCCCTGCGGTGCGGGGAAGACCATCGTGGGAATGGTGGTAATGGCCCAGCTTAAAACCAATACCCTTATTCTGACCACCAATGTGGCGGCGGTCCATCAGTGGATTGATGAACTGCTTGATAAGACAAGCCTGACAGAACAGGACATTGCCGAATATACGGGAGACGCAAAACAGGTAGCCCCCGTTACGGTGGCGACCTATCAGATTCTTACCTGGCGACCCCGGAAGGAAGAGGACTTTCCCCATTTTAGGATTTTTCGCCAGCGGCCCTGGGGCCTTATCATCTATGATGAGGTCCACCTGTTGCCTGCGCCGGTTTTTCGGGTCACGGCGGAGCTTCAGGCGGTGCGGCGACTGGGGCTTACGGCCACGTTGGTGCGAGAGGATGGCAACGAAGATAGCGTTTTTAGCCTGGTTGGTCCCAAACGCTACGATGTGCCCTGGAAGGACCTGGAACAACGGGGGTGGATTGCCGAGGCCCGGTGTATCGAAATTCGTATCGATTTGCCCGAAGACCTGCGGATTCCCTACGCCATTGCCCAGGGCCGGGCTAAGTATCGACTGGCCAGTGAAAATCCCTTAAAAATCCCCGCGGTGATGCAGTTGGTGGACAATCATCCAGAGGATTACATCCTTATAATTGGACAGTATATCAGTCAACTCGAAGCCCTCGCCCGGGCCCTGAAGGTGCCCCTTATCACGGGGCAGACCCCCAATAAGGAGCGAGAAGTTCTGTATGAGGCCTTTAAACGGGGGGAACGGCGAATCCTCGTGGTTTCTAAGGTGGCCAATTTTGCTATCGATTTGCCGGATGCTTCCGTGGCTATCCAGGTCTCCGGTTCCTTTGGTTCCCGACAGGAAGAGGCCCAACGGCTGGGGCGCATCCTGCGGCCCAAGCAACGGAACGCCTATTTTTACAGCCTTGTTTCTCGTTATACGGTGGAAGAAGAATATGCCGCTCATCGCCAGCAATTCTTAACAGAGCAGGGGTATCGTTATTCAATCCAGTACTGGTCCGAAGAAGAACTGACCTATCTGGGGACTCCAGGTTTTCAACCCATTCCGGGGCAGGGGCAAACAGAGCAAAAGCGCCGCACAAAGGGCGCCGAACTGAAGACGGGTACAGAATCCCCTGTTTCTGCGTCATCCCACGGGGTTTCTCATGGCTGA
- a CDS encoding helicase-associated domain-containing protein, whose product MAEQASWNYSFPSVEKWKEALLALPDGTFLQLIRAYLGPVKTPYNKSRLVEDLQSFLSQDEVQRAVEIYLDPFDWQCVAAILFLGEPELADVLYFFEAEYSLGILHERLVNLEERLIVFRCTDEGGARLAVNPLFRSIIEKRLSPALLFSSSGDTQKIPPESGSAPRNIGSLPSSRFTAKEDSAAQAVREGFGGNEPGCPGPVFVPWTDLTFGALLVFLWHGEDLFKKDGTFTKKALAQVSRLFPQRDVAREILPMIGACEALGLLSLEEGVLSWNEPALEEFARLESPLRLSYLIVGLWLRKEEKPSFFERRRRFHYLLQVLLSFLKALSENRNYSSRDLRKVLILVERTVQRRERRWGTNPQEPHPFSRRSDSLWEYLAWFGFLLPEGSGQWRRVHMLSSSEGERKIHVESVQSIVVFPGITFAEFLSLGRFCRLVGIDRTFHFELNRDDVIRAFDRGWSATDIKEFLRRLCDYPIPENLSYLLDEWERRYYSVMIHQGPVLVLGKDRQYLAETEPLKSYVWRALAPGVYLLNVRDPAPVQGALKAAGVDIIAQPPHPENGPGGGFPLSSIKKIPQDKENGPHSSNRGWHFFPLPSTVPVVPLGEGMGEPLVQDDTKDEAARLRTGLQEKLAELSLAPEQEEEFRNRIERRIILTEGQLIPQSVRYERLEARGLDYVGKVRLVEQALTHHSLLEVLCRGPHGEPLKYVGEPKALEKKPSELFLVLKTHPQGEEKSISLGKISYMRRIKTSLFEES is encoded by the coding sequence ATGGCTGAACAGGCTTCATGGAACTACTCGTTCCCTTCTGTAGAAAAATGGAAAGAGGCTCTCCTGGCGTTACCGGATGGGACCTTTTTGCAACTTATCCGGGCCTATCTGGGTCCCGTCAAAACCCCCTATAATAAGTCCCGGCTGGTGGAAGACCTTCAGAGTTTTTTAAGCCAGGATGAGGTACAACGGGCGGTAGAAATTTATCTGGATCCCTTTGATTGGCAGTGTGTGGCGGCGATTCTGTTCCTGGGTGAACCGGAGCTGGCCGATGTGCTCTACTTTTTTGAGGCCGAATATTCCCTGGGCATACTACACGAACGGCTCGTGAACCTGGAAGAACGGCTTATTGTGTTTCGATGTACCGATGAGGGGGGGGCGCGACTTGCGGTGAATCCCCTTTTTCGTTCGATTATAGAGAAGCGTCTGAGCCCGGCTCTGCTCTTTTCTTCCTCTGGGGATACACAAAAAATCCCTCCAGAGTCTGGTTCGGCCCCTCGGAATATTGGTTCTTTGCCGTCATCACGCTTCACTGCAAAAGAGGATTCCGCTGCCCAAGCGGTACGGGAAGGATTCGGCGGAAATGAACCTGGGTGTCCAGGCCCTGTTTTTGTTCCCTGGACGGATCTTACATTTGGGGCCCTCCTGGTGTTTCTGTGGCATGGGGAGGATCTCTTTAAAAAGGACGGAACCTTTACCAAAAAGGCCCTTGCGCAGGTAAGCCGGTTGTTTCCTCAGCGGGATGTAGCCCGGGAAATTCTTCCTATGATTGGGGCCTGCGAGGCCCTGGGGCTCCTTTCTCTGGAAGAGGGCGTTCTTTCCTGGAACGAGCCGGCCTTAGAAGAATTTGCTCGTCTTGAAAGCCCTCTCCGTTTAAGTTACCTCATCGTGGGACTGTGGCTCCGAAAGGAGGAAAAACCTTCTTTTTTTGAGCGCCGTCGTCGTTTTCACTATTTGCTTCAGGTACTCCTTTCGTTTTTAAAAGCCCTTTCAGAGAATCGAAATTATTCTTCCCGGGACCTCCGCAAGGTGCTCATTCTCGTAGAAAGGACGGTGCAACGAAGGGAGCGTCGCTGGGGCACAAACCCCCAGGAACCCCATCCTTTTTCCCGTCGTTCGGATTCATTGTGGGAGTACCTTGCCTGGTTTGGGTTTCTCTTGCCTGAAGGATCGGGGCAGTGGCGGCGGGTACACATGCTTTCTTCCTCAGAGGGGGAAAGAAAAATCCATGTTGAATCCGTCCAGAGCATCGTGGTGTTTCCTGGGATTACCTTCGCAGAATTCCTGAGTCTGGGGCGTTTCTGTCGCCTGGTGGGGATAGACCGGACATTCCATTTTGAACTTAACCGGGATGATGTGATACGGGCCTTTGATAGGGGCTGGAGCGCCACGGATATTAAAGAATTTCTGCGCCGCCTGTGCGACTATCCCATACCTGAAAACCTTTCGTATCTTCTGGATGAATGGGAGCGGCGCTATTACAGTGTGATGATTCATCAGGGGCCCGTGCTGGTTCTTGGAAAGGACCGGCAGTACCTGGCCGAAACAGAGCCGCTTAAATCGTATGTTTGGCGAGCCCTTGCGCCAGGGGTCTATCTTTTGAATGTGCGGGATCCTGCTCCGGTGCAGGGTGCCCTTAAAGCGGCGGGGGTAGATATTATCGCCCAGCCACCCCACCCTGAAAACGGTCCTGGTGGAGGCTTCCCGCTTTCTTCTATTAAGAAGATCCCCCAGGATAAAGAAAATGGCCCCCATTCTTCAAACAGGGGATGGCATTTTTTCCCCCTTCCCTCAACCGTGCCGGTAGTTCCCTTGGGGGAAGGGATGGGGGAGCCCCTGGTACAGGATGATACCAAAGACGAAGCGGCTCGCCTTCGTACAGGGTTGCAAGAAAAATTGGCCGAACTCTCCCTTGCCCCCGAGCAGGAAGAGGAATTTCGCAACCGGATAGAGCGCCGCATTATCCTTACCGAGGGCCAACTCATCCCCCAATCGGTTCGCTATGAACGGCTTGAGGCCCGGGGGCTTGACTATGTCGGTAAGGTCCGCCTGGTAGAACAGGCCCTTACCCATCATTCGTTATTGGAGGTACTCTGTCGGGGCCCCCATGGAGAGCCCCTTAAGTATGTAGGAGAGCCAAAAGCCTTAGAAAAAAAGCCCAGCGAGTTGTTTCTTGTTTTAAAAACCCATCCCCAGGGGGAGGAAAAATCTATCTCCCTGGGTAAAATAAGTTATATGCGAAGAATAAAGACATCACTTTTTGAGGAATCTTAA
- a CDS encoding peptide ABC transporter substrate-binding protein encodes MKLNSLKIVAVTDEKTSYNMFLKGEIDWDTQIPTDLIDEVKLQPYYQVNPQLATYYYCFNNQRAPFNNPLVRKALAAAVDKKALVEKVTKGGQIPTDAFTPAMPGFTPQPGVGYDVAKAKEYLAQAGYPDGKGFPVFTILYNTNEGHKKIAEFIQEQWKNNLGITCNLKNEEWKTFLDTRSNSHNFDVARHGWVADYMDPSNFLELFITGGGNNDGLYSNPRFDELVKKAATMPEGAERNNVLMEAEKIFAEDQAMLPLYWYTDLDLIDLSKWDGWYGNPLGVHHWKYISRKK; translated from the coding sequence GTGAAGCTCAATTCGCTTAAGATCGTGGCTGTGACGGACGAAAAAACATCCTATAATATGTTCCTGAAGGGAGAAATCGACTGGGATACTCAGATTCCCACGGATCTGATTGATGAAGTAAAGCTTCAGCCCTACTATCAGGTAAATCCGCAGCTTGCCACGTATTATTACTGCTTTAACAATCAACGGGCCCCCTTCAATAACCCCCTCGTACGAAAGGCCCTTGCAGCAGCGGTAGATAAAAAAGCCCTGGTAGAAAAAGTTACTAAGGGAGGCCAGATCCCCACCGATGCCTTTACGCCTGCCATGCCTGGTTTTACTCCTCAGCCAGGGGTTGGTTACGATGTGGCGAAGGCAAAGGAATATCTTGCTCAGGCGGGATATCCAGATGGAAAGGGATTCCCTGTATTTACCATCCTGTATAACACTAACGAAGGACACAAGAAGATTGCCGAGTTTATCCAGGAACAGTGGAAAAATAACCTCGGGATTACCTGCAATCTTAAGAATGAAGAGTGGAAAACCTTCCTGGACACTCGTTCTAATTCTCATAACTTCGACGTAGCTCGCCATGGATGGGTGGCAGACTATATGGATCCCTCTAACTTCCTGGAACTCTTTATCACCGGTGGCGGTAATAACGATGGGCTTTACTCTAATCCACGATTTGACGAACTGGTAAAGAAAGCCGCTACCATGCCTGAGGGAGCAGAACGGAACAATGTTCTTATGGAAGCGGAAAAAATCTTTGCCGAAGACCAGGCTATGCTGCCTCTCTATTGGTATACCGATCTCGATCTTATCGATCTCTCTAAGTGGGATGGATGGTATGGGAATCCCCTTGGAGTTCATCACTGGAAATATATTTCCCGCAAGAAATAA
- a CDS encoding NYN domain-containing protein, giving the protein MPLYPYPGPSQNGGPHQAKLAVLIDADNTQPAIIEGLLNEVAKYGVASVKRIYGDWTSNNLRSWKDKLLEYAIQPIQQFSYTTGKNATDSAMIIDAMDLLYTEKLDGFCIVSSDSDFTRLAARIRESGLIVYGFGEKKTPKAFVAACDKFIYTEILKEQQEEEDELESKPAPKPGRDIKGDRRLISLLRNAVEDLADESGWAYLGSVGQSITNRSSEFDPRNYGFKKLGDLFRALPQFEIDERPQENGPGRQVYIRWKRRTDKR; this is encoded by the coding sequence ATGCCATTGTATCCATATCCTGGGCCGTCACAAAACGGCGGCCCCCATCAGGCTAAACTGGCGGTTCTTATCGATGCGGATAATACTCAGCCCGCCATTATTGAGGGGTTGTTGAATGAGGTGGCCAAGTATGGGGTGGCCAGCGTAAAGCGAATTTATGGGGATTGGACGAGTAATAACCTGCGTTCCTGGAAGGATAAACTCCTAGAGTATGCCATCCAGCCGATTCAACAGTTTTCGTATACCACCGGTAAGAATGCCACCGACAGCGCCATGATTATTGACGCCATGGACCTTTTGTATACCGAAAAGCTGGACGGGTTTTGCATCGTGTCCAGTGATTCGGATTTTACCCGTTTAGCGGCCCGCATTCGGGAAAGTGGGCTTATTGTCTATGGCTTTGGGGAAAAGAAGACCCCCAAGGCCTTTGTTGCAGCCTGTGACAAGTTTATTTATACGGAAATCCTTAAGGAACAGCAAGAAGAAGAGGATGAACTGGAATCGAAGCCAGCCCCAAAGCCAGGGCGAGATATAAAGGGTGATCGCCGTCTTATCTCGTTGCTCCGGAATGCGGTGGAAGACCTGGCGGATGAATCGGGCTGGGCCTATCTGGGGTCGGTGGGACAGAGTATCACCAATCGGTCCAGTGAATTTGACCCCCGCAACTATGGCTTTAAGAAACTGGGAGATCTGTTCCGGGCCCTTCCTCAATTTGAAATTGATGAACGACCCCAGGAAAATGGGCCGGGCCGCCAGGTGTACATCCGCTGGAAACGGCGAACGGACAAACGGTAG